From a region of the Sulfuriferula plumbiphila genome:
- a CDS encoding S26 family signal peptidase, producing MTTVSTSANTTGTAPHPRSHLRARLALAGLSACGLAALAWVSFLPDHMRPLPRLIYNPSDSVAVGWYRVDPVQRWADSLQHPLSVGSIVLAQLPADAAVLAAQRGYLPARVPLLKRVGAVAPQRVCIVGRSVLIDGVLVAAVLPADRMGRSLPFWKQCRQLHSGELFLLSTTNPASFDSRYFGPIAASTVIGVAHPVWLETCP from the coding sequence ATGACGACAGTTTCTACGTCCGCCAACACCACGGGAACGGCGCCGCACCCTCGCTCACACTTGCGTGCTCGCCTCGCGCTGGCGGGCCTGTCCGCCTGTGGCCTCGCTGCGCTGGCCTGGGTGTCCTTCCTTCCTGACCACATGCGGCCGCTGCCGCGCCTGATCTACAACCCGTCCGACAGCGTGGCGGTTGGCTGGTATCGCGTCGATCCGGTCCAGCGCTGGGCCGACTCGCTGCAACATCCGTTGTCCGTGGGCAGCATCGTGTTGGCCCAGCTTCCGGCTGACGCTGCCGTGCTGGCAGCGCAGCGCGGCTACCTGCCGGCGCGTGTGCCGCTGCTCAAGCGCGTAGGCGCGGTGGCGCCGCAGCGAGTGTGCATCGTAGGTCGCAGCGTGCTCATCGACGGCGTGCTGGTGGCCGCTGTCTTGCCTGCCGATCGCATGGGCCGATCGCTGCCATTCTGGAAGCAGTGTCGGCAGCTTCATTCCGGCGAATTGTTCCTATTGAGCACGACCAACCCGGCGTCGTTCGACAGCCGGTACTTTGGGCCGATTGCTGCATCCACCGTGATCGGTGTTGCGCATCCGGTCTGGCTGGAAACGTGCCCATGA
- a CDS encoding DUF2840 domain-containing protein, translated as MNTSAPASTVAPPPSLAVLASQTGTASLTRVSLAYVEQRIDIYLRFGEPARTARLDHWRRVAIFPPGALFCRIRWHANDYGTIRWQLMVMQACTPLDAAQRIPGVLPGARLLLHAEGEPAVRAVLARIDAIEALGIAAIDVSPAYWRTLGNRLAARLALPEYTAARHAAWLAGRTFP; from the coding sequence ATGAACACATCCGCTCCGGCGTCCACAGTTGCGCCGCCGCCATCGCTCGCGGTGCTCGCCAGCCAGACCGGCACTGCGTCGCTGACCCGCGTTTCGCTCGCCTACGTTGAGCAGCGCATCGACATCTATCTGCGCTTCGGCGAACCGGCGCGCACCGCCCGGCTCGACCACTGGCGGCGCGTCGCGATCTTCCCGCCCGGCGCGCTGTTCTGCCGCATCCGTTGGCACGCCAACGACTACGGCACGATCCGCTGGCAGCTCATGGTGATGCAGGCCTGCACGCCGCTGGACGCGGCGCAGCGCATCCCCGGTGTGCTGCCGGGCGCACGCCTGTTGCTGCACGCTGAGGGCGAGCCAGCCGTGCGCGCCGTGCTGGCACGGATCGACGCCATCGAGGCGCTGGGCATCGCTGCCATCGATGTGTCGCCGGCGTACTGGCGCACGCTAGGCAACCGTCTCGCTGCGCGCCTGGCGCTGCCCGAATACACCGCTGCACGGCACGCCGCCTGGCTAGCCGGGAGGACGTTCCCATGA
- a CDS encoding chromosome partitioning protein ParB, whose translation MTTERSTRGKRVGIGVRPPANPHAEAWVRQGEADALQKGDLYTARLTLDITPAMRARIKVSAFTQGVTVAELLRALLEREFPENCLENRP comes from the coding sequence ATGACCACAGAACGATCTACGCGCGGCAAGCGCGTCGGCATCGGTGTACGGCCGCCAGCGAATCCGCACGCAGAGGCATGGGTTCGCCAGGGCGAAGCCGACGCCTTGCAGAAAGGCGACCTCTACACCGCACGTCTGACCCTCGACATCACGCCTGCGATGCGTGCGCGCATCAAGGTGTCGGCCTTCACGCAAGGCGTGACTGTCGCCGAACTGCTGCGCGCATTGCTGGAGCGCGAGTTTCCAGAAAACTGCCTGGAGAACCGTCCATGA
- the parA gene encoding ParA family partition ATPase, whose product MIIALLNQKGGVGKTTLATHIAGELAMRGQQVVLLDADPQGSALDWTQRRAQQGLPRLFSAVGLARETLHQEAPELARRADHVVIDGPPRIAALARSALLAAERVLIPVQPSPYDLWASAEMVALIREAQVFRPTLRAAFAINRRVSTTIIGREARQTLADQPLPALRSEVHQRIVFADSVAAGRLARETAPDSAATREIAALVDELLRWPT is encoded by the coding sequence ATGATCATCGCCTTGCTCAATCAGAAAGGCGGCGTCGGCAAGACCACGCTCGCCACGCACATCGCGGGCGAGCTGGCCATGCGCGGCCAGCAAGTCGTTCTGCTCGACGCCGACCCACAAGGCTCGGCGCTGGACTGGACGCAGCGGCGCGCCCAACAGGGCTTGCCGCGCTTGTTCAGCGCCGTAGGCCTCGCTCGCGAAACACTGCACCAGGAAGCGCCCGAGCTGGCGCGCAGGGCCGATCACGTCGTCATCGACGGCCCGCCGCGCATCGCCGCCTTGGCGCGCTCCGCGCTACTGGCGGCCGAGCGCGTGCTGATCCCGGTGCAGCCCAGTCCCTACGATCTGTGGGCATCTGCCGAGATGGTGGCGCTGATCCGCGAGGCGCAGGTGTTTCGGCCAACGCTGCGCGCAGCCTTCGCCATCAATCGGCGCGTCAGCACGACCATCATCGGCCGTGAAGCGCGCCAGACGCTCGCCGACCAGCCGCTGCCCGCGCTGCGTTCGGAAGTGCACCAACGCATCGTCTTCGCCGACAGCGTGGCCGCTGGTCGGTTGGCCCGCGAAACAGCGCCTGACAGTGCCGCCACGCGCGAGATCGCCGCGCTGGTCGATGAACTGCTGCGGTGGCCGACATGA
- a CDS encoding replication initiator protein A — MAITMPSPSLPSRSSGQRPTQEREQLDLFRALPGDMAPRDSQDLMAFPFFSLAKSKRVQPIDFRAGGVTIRVEGTQEHGIATIWDADILIWAASQIVEARDAGIRPSRLMRATPYEILRFIGRGTSLRDYQRLKAALDRLQSTTVATSIRETTGRRLHRFSWINEWKELADARGTPLGIELILPDWFYAGVLDAALVLTIDPAYFKLTGGIERWLYRLVRKHGGKQPGGWQFDFKHLHRKSGSTAKPYDFACDLRTLVARQSMPGYVLGIERMPDDGAELLTFRPVLRTARG, encoded by the coding sequence GTGGCCATCACCATGCCCAGCCCATCGCTGCCGTCCCGATCATCGGGGCAGCGACCAACGCAGGAGCGGGAACAGCTCGACCTGTTCCGCGCGCTGCCGGGCGACATGGCGCCGCGCGACAGCCAGGATTTGATGGCCTTTCCGTTCTTCTCACTGGCCAAGTCGAAGCGCGTCCAGCCGATCGACTTCCGCGCCGGCGGCGTGACGATCCGCGTGGAGGGCACGCAGGAGCACGGCATCGCCACGATCTGGGATGCCGACATCCTGATCTGGGCGGCCAGCCAGATCGTGGAAGCGCGCGACGCTGGCATTCGCCCGTCGCGCCTCATGCGCGCCACGCCCTACGAGATCCTGCGCTTCATCGGACGCGGTACGTCGCTGCGCGACTACCAGCGCCTCAAGGCGGCCTTGGATCGGTTGCAATCCACCACGGTGGCCACCTCCATACGCGAGACGACCGGGCGGCGCCTGCATCGCTTCTCCTGGATCAACGAATGGAAGGAACTGGCCGACGCCCGCGGCACGCCGCTGGGCATCGAGCTGATCCTGCCGGACTGGTTCTACGCGGGAGTGCTGGACGCGGCGCTGGTGCTGACCATCGATCCGGCCTATTTCAAGCTCACGGGTGGTATCGAGCGCTGGCTGTACCGATTGGTGCGCAAGCACGGTGGCAAGCAACCGGGTGGCTGGCAGTTCGACTTCAAGCACCTGCATCGCAAGTCGGGCAGCACGGCCAAGCCTTACGACTTTGCCTGCGACCTGCGCACGCTGGTGGCGCGGCAGTCGATGCCGGGATACGTCCTGGGCATCGAGCGGATGCCGGACGACGGGGCCGAACTGCTGACCTTTCGGCCCGTGCTGCGGACGGCACGGGGATAA
- a CDS encoding helix-turn-helix domain-containing protein has translation MRPAPLRPAAAHATQPQPAAATQPQRYLTNDEAAEYLRLSPRTLEKQRVIGGGPRFRKFGRRVMYAVADLDVWADQRSFEATSDPEYAEHHSADSRAR, from the coding sequence ATGCGACCCGCTCCCTTGCGGCCTGCTGCCGCACACGCTACGCAGCCGCAACCCGCTGCTGCTACACAACCTCAACGCTACCTGACGAACGACGAGGCCGCCGAATACCTGCGACTGTCGCCGCGCACGCTGGAAAAGCAGCGCGTGATTGGCGGCGGCCCGCGTTTCCGCAAGTTCGGCCGTCGCGTCATGTACGCGGTGGCCGACCTCGACGTTTGGGCCGACCAGCGCAGCTTCGAGGCCACGTCCGATCCCGAATATGCCGAGCACCACTCGGCCGACAGCCGTGCGCGCTGA
- a CDS encoding DUF7011 domain-containing protein, with translation MTDRSAEPWYPTAAYLYVLHLDDLALAWEYLRRHPDYRRDWLHRRRRLDAAHDWGLRMLEDPALDARDAHPAWLPGHPCTAQLHPDIDPPPDAVAFELWRIPGQKHLVHDGRRLMLAARWPGCCLRLTLAPGLDDGMAYVYAIRSCNMPCAHHCTLRAELDKLAVAPEGTPAAAARPRPAPTALQELHTLQALDANLAGASLREVAEGLFGTDAVVKGWYADGGLRSRVRRLVRRGLTMMRGGYRRLAQLK, from the coding sequence ATGACTGATCGAAGCGCCGAACCTTGGTATCCCACTGCCGCGTATCTCTACGTACTGCATCTGGATGACTTGGCACTGGCCTGGGAGTATTTGCGCCGCCATCCCGACTATCGCCGCGACTGGCTGCACCGTCGCCGCAGGCTGGACGCTGCCCACGACTGGGGGCTGCGCATGCTGGAAGACCCAGCCTTGGATGCGCGCGACGCACATCCTGCCTGGCTTCCCGGCCATCCTTGTACAGCGCAACTTCACCCGGACATTGACCCGCCACCGGATGCCGTCGCGTTCGAGCTGTGGCGCATTCCCGGTCAAAAACACCTGGTCCACGATGGCCGACGCCTGATGCTCGCTGCGCGCTGGCCCGGCTGCTGCCTGCGCCTGACGCTGGCGCCAGGCTTGGATGACGGCATGGCCTACGTCTACGCTATTCGGTCCTGCAACATGCCTTGTGCGCACCATTGCACGCTCCGGGCCGAACTAGACAAGCTGGCCGTGGCCCCAGAAGGAACGCCCGCGGCAGCGGCCCGGCCACGGCCTGCGCCGACTGCGCTGCAGGAGTTGCACACCTTGCAGGCGCTCGACGCCAACTTGGCTGGGGCGTCCTTGCGTGAAGTTGCCGAGGGGCTGTTCGGCACCGATGCAGTGGTCAAAGGCTGGTATGCCGATGGCGGTCTGCGTTCCCGCGTGCGTCGCCTGGTGCGACGCGGCCTGACGATGATGCGCGGCGGATACCGGCGTCTGGCCCAACTCAAATAG
- a CDS encoding DUF2958 domain-containing protein, with translation MPQPLTTADERAQLLANGEARAAGRSIDPLPVVRLFTPDAHATWLLASLDPADGDTACGLIDLGIGIPELGTVKLSDLAAIVGPRHQPILRDKYFRASRPLSEYVRLAQIDGSIPD, from the coding sequence ATGCCCCAACCACTCACCACCGCCGACGAGCGAGCGCAACTGCTCGCCAACGGCGAGGCGCGCGCGGCAGGCCGAAGCATCGACCCGCTACCCGTGGTGCGGCTGTTCACGCCGGATGCGCACGCAACCTGGTTGCTGGCTTCGCTCGACCCGGCCGACGGCGATACGGCCTGTGGCCTCATCGACCTCGGCATCGGCATACCGGAGCTGGGAACGGTCAAGCTGTCCGATCTGGCGGCCATCGTCGGGCCGCGTCATCAGCCCATCCTGCGAGACAAGTATTTCCGCGCATCGCGGCCGTTATCCGAGTACGTCCGGCTGGCACAGATCGATGGCTCGATCCCCGACTGA
- a CDS encoding helix-turn-helix domain-containing protein — protein sequence MAEKNSLAMALKTVRKARGLSQEAFSDVSSRTYLSSLERDLKSPTLNKLAELCEVMEIHPMTLLALAYGGDAKGVDLLVERVRREIAELKDTSDTM from the coding sequence ATGGCAGAGAAAAACTCATTGGCGATGGCACTGAAGACGGTCAGGAAGGCACGCGGTCTGAGCCAGGAGGCGTTCTCCGATGTCTCCAGCCGGACCTACCTGAGTTCGCTGGAGCGCGACCTGAAAAGCCCGACGCTCAACAAACTGGCCGAGCTGTGCGAGGTGATGGAAATCCACCCGATGACCTTGTTGGCTCTGGCATATGGTGGCGACGCCAAGGGTGTCGACCTGCTTGTGGAGCGTGTGCGCCGTGAAATTGCCGAGCTGAAAGATACGTCGGATACCATGTGA
- a CDS encoding DUF736 domain-containing protein — protein sequence MANIGTFTADKDGFTGTLRTLTLNVKVKLVPNDKGSSENAPDFRLQAASHDIGAAWKKTSEAGREYLSATLDDPSFPATVYARLIEGEDGTHDLIWSRSKPQAA from the coding sequence ATGGCCAACATCGGCACCTTCACCGCGGACAAAGACGGCTTCACCGGCACGCTGCGCACCCTGACGCTCAACGTCAAGGTCAAGCTGGTTCCCAACGACAAGGGCAGCAGCGAGAACGCCCCCGACTTCCGCCTGCAGGCGGCCAGTCACGACATCGGCGCGGCGTGGAAGAAGACCAGCGAGGCCGGGCGGGAGTACCTGTCCGCGACCCTCGACGATCCTTCGTTCCCGGCAACGGTCTATGCCCGCCTGATCGAAGGCGAGGACGGCACGCACGACCTGATCTGGTCGCGCAGCAAGCCCCAGGCGGCCTGA
- a CDS encoding AAA domain-containing protein — translation MKEPENIIRYWHAVELLQPQSAPKVKKRSSVYGAFFHDTPCTRPIPPWAPESIVSKQALPDKREWSHTLYAHLYDSRLVAAALKELYGADQGYREPQHRESALFAAKFTLNGQLVEDSFVLSSEAWFLGRALARNDWTRGFEDDQRAAAEQALTQLQGQVSGDALRDFTRWVLQFLGVADFFATVERPPLRFRSQPVKPDKPASEDDPLNSFLLDDLATVADSLSKGVASEALNQYLRRHDPQPRLHIDSDDASPSLIERLMPQAHADSCWPSERHLGLVHSQQLAVNTVLSKLADGQGLLGVNGPPGTGKTTLLRDLIAAIITSRADVLATLRRASDGFASNARETSNDGGKEQVAFKLNPSLYGFEIVVASSNNGAVENVTLELPQRDKIDESWLPEAEHFADLGELITGKPAWGLISGALGSKARRKAFVDRYFYGQSPSASQDKVGNNEEAGDETDDENVVKTLFAGPAAAAEADGQQASPQQQKKAPQGLMAWLGGHSQLNKERRPEERQALWQQAVAEYVAAKAQVRSACADASRIRTLIQALETTRKKITETTATVQALEQRLVRTTEQQARLDAEEGRPANAAFKHALEGLAQHQASKPRFWANLCSLWGASRTWNTALKLLQDRHGLAKAEFDRIARLAKQFEDSRQQLDRQIASGQQALRKMQAEDQSLTQQASDLASACRADHLLAWLRGGVIGRGDAIELAEPWHIEGWRQARARVFIQALKLHRTFFELEAARMRSNLFLINAMLTGTHLQGLSREAIRSAWASLFMVVPVLSSTFASFARSFRSLGPGEIGWLLVDEAGQAPPQAAVGALWRSRRALLVGDPLQLKPIVTVSDSVLEHMRTRYRVDAHWLPNRQSAQTLADQATTWGRLAGPADSKTWVGLPLVAHRRCDKPMHGLANRIAYDGAMVYGTIAPRADKETRARLPTGWINASGASDGNWVPAEGEALRALLALLRVDGVDAADISVITPFKAVQENLKRLLGDTMVSGTIHTMQGKEAPVVIMVLGGNTEGSGARDWAVSEPNLLNVAATRAKRRFYVIGDRNDWQNRALFCDVMDLLPLQRLPKCEEVLEVRP, via the coding sequence TTGAAGGAGCCAGAGAACATCATCCGCTACTGGCATGCAGTCGAGTTGCTGCAGCCGCAATCGGCCCCCAAGGTCAAGAAGCGCAGTAGCGTCTATGGCGCATTCTTTCACGACACACCCTGCACGCGCCCCATTCCTCCGTGGGCGCCCGAGAGCATCGTCAGCAAGCAGGCGCTTCCCGACAAGCGCGAATGGAGCCATACGCTCTATGCCCACCTGTACGACAGTCGGCTCGTCGCCGCCGCACTCAAGGAACTGTACGGCGCCGACCAGGGCTACCGCGAGCCGCAGCACAGAGAGTCAGCGCTGTTCGCCGCAAAATTCACCTTGAATGGGCAACTTGTGGAGGACAGTTTCGTGCTCTCCAGCGAGGCCTGGTTCCTCGGGCGGGCGCTGGCGAGAAATGATTGGACACGCGGTTTCGAGGACGATCAACGGGCCGCCGCCGAGCAGGCGCTAACGCAGCTACAGGGCCAGGTGTCCGGCGATGCGCTGCGGGACTTCACCCGGTGGGTGCTGCAGTTCCTCGGCGTGGCGGACTTCTTTGCAACTGTTGAGCGCCCACCACTGCGATTCCGTTCCCAACCCGTCAAACCCGACAAGCCCGCATCGGAGGACGATCCGCTCAACAGCTTCCTGCTCGACGACCTTGCCACAGTTGCTGACAGCCTCAGCAAGGGCGTGGCGAGCGAAGCGTTGAACCAATACCTGCGCCGCCACGATCCGCAACCGCGGCTGCACATCGACAGCGACGACGCTTCCCCGTCGCTGATCGAGCGGCTGATGCCGCAGGCCCATGCCGATAGCTGCTGGCCCTCCGAACGGCACCTGGGGCTTGTGCATTCCCAGCAACTGGCCGTGAACACCGTTCTGTCCAAGCTCGCTGACGGACAAGGACTTCTGGGAGTCAATGGCCCGCCGGGCACGGGCAAAACGACCCTGCTACGCGACTTGATCGCCGCCATCATCACCAGCCGGGCCGATGTGCTTGCCACGCTGCGCCGCGCATCGGACGGTTTCGCCAGCAACGCGCGCGAAACCAGCAACGATGGCGGCAAGGAGCAGGTCGCCTTCAAGCTCAATCCTTCGCTGTACGGCTTCGAGATCGTGGTCGCTTCGTCCAACAACGGCGCTGTGGAGAACGTCACCCTTGAACTGCCACAGCGCGACAAGATCGACGAGAGTTGGCTGCCCGAGGCCGAGCACTTCGCCGACCTGGGCGAGCTGATCACCGGCAAGCCGGCCTGGGGATTGATCTCTGGCGCGCTGGGCAGCAAGGCGCGGCGTAAGGCGTTCGTGGACCGCTACTTCTACGGACAGAGTCCATCGGCCAGCCAAGACAAGGTGGGCAACAACGAGGAAGCCGGCGACGAAACCGACGATGAGAATGTCGTCAAGACCCTGTTTGCCGGCCCGGCCGCTGCTGCCGAGGCCGATGGCCAGCAAGCATCTCCGCAACAACAGAAGAAAGCGCCGCAAGGCCTGATGGCATGGCTTGGCGGGCACAGCCAGCTCAACAAGGAGCGTAGGCCGGAAGAACGCCAAGCCCTTTGGCAACAGGCGGTCGCCGAGTACGTGGCGGCCAAGGCGCAGGTTCGCTCGGCATGCGCCGATGCCTCCCGCATCCGCACACTAATCCAGGCGCTGGAAACGACCAGGAAGAAGATCACCGAAACGACCGCCACCGTGCAAGCGCTTGAACAGCGCTTGGTGCGCACGACGGAACAACAGGCGCGCCTGGATGCCGAGGAAGGCCGCCCCGCCAATGCGGCGTTCAAACATGCGCTGGAGGGGCTTGCTCAGCACCAGGCTAGCAAGCCAAGGTTCTGGGCGAACTTATGCAGTCTGTGGGGCGCGTCACGCACCTGGAACACTGCGCTGAAACTGCTGCAAGACCGGCATGGCCTCGCCAAGGCCGAGTTCGACCGCATCGCACGGCTCGCCAAGCAGTTCGAGGACTCCAGGCAGCAACTGGATCGGCAGATCGCCAGTGGGCAGCAGGCGTTGAGGAAAATGCAGGCGGAAGATCAATCCCTGACGCAACAGGCCAGCGATTTGGCCAGCGCTTGCCGGGCCGACCATCTGCTGGCATGGCTGCGCGGCGGCGTCATCGGTCGTGGCGACGCCATCGAACTGGCCGAACCCTGGCACATCGAGGGCTGGCGACAGGCCCGTGCGCGTGTCTTCATCCAGGCGCTGAAGCTGCATCGGACGTTCTTCGAGCTGGAGGCGGCACGGATGCGCTCCAACCTGTTCCTGATCAACGCGATGTTGACCGGCACCCACCTGCAGGGACTCTCGCGCGAGGCGATTCGCTCGGCTTGGGCCTCGTTGTTCATGGTTGTGCCGGTACTCAGCAGCACCTTTGCCTCGTTCGCACGCTCTTTCCGCTCATTGGGGCCGGGGGAGATCGGTTGGCTGCTGGTGGATGAAGCCGGACAGGCCCCCCCGCAAGCAGCGGTGGGGGCGCTGTGGCGTTCCCGGCGCGCGCTGCTGGTGGGTGACCCTCTCCAGCTCAAGCCGATCGTCACCGTGTCCGACTCAGTGCTGGAACACATGCGCACGCGCTACCGCGTCGATGCGCATTGGCTCCCCAACAGACAATCCGCGCAGACCTTGGCGGACCAGGCCACGACATGGGGCCGCCTGGCAGGACCGGCCGACAGCAAGACGTGGGTGGGGCTGCCCTTGGTCGCGCATCGGCGCTGTGACAAGCCGATGCACGGGCTGGCCAACCGCATCGCCTACGACGGCGCCATGGTGTACGGCACCATAGCACCGCGCGCCGACAAGGAGACGCGCGCCCGCCTGCCGACAGGATGGATTAACGCCAGCGGAGCATCCGACGGGAACTGGGTGCCGGCCGAAGGGGAGGCTTTGAGGGCACTGCTCGCCCTGCTGCGCGTGGACGGTGTGGATGCGGCCGACATCTCGGTCATCACGCCTTTCAAGGCTGTACAGGAAAACCTCAAACGCCTGCTCGGCGACACGATGGTTTCCGGAACCATCCACACCATGCAGGGCAAGGAGGCTCCGGTCGTCATCATGGTGTTGGGCGGCAATACCGAAGGTTCCGGCGCACGCGATTGGGCGGTCTCGGAACCCAACCTGTTGAACGTGGCGGCCACACGGGCCAAGCGGCGCTTCTACGTGATCGGCGACCGAAACGACTGGCAGAACCGGGCTCTGTTTTGCGATGTCATGGACCTCTTGCCGCTCCAGCGCCTTCCCAAGTGCGAAGAGGTATTGGAGGTACGACCTTAG
- a CDS encoding ParB/RepB/Spo0J family partition protein, which produces MNAITQTEARAINTAAAIPLEAADPSKNLILVPLSRLVLRPTGRNVRKAPRMSIPELAASIQRVGLLQNLIVIAAPDGEHYEVVAGGRRLAALKLLAKKLHIPKDWEVPCLQVADGTARTASLTENVQREAMHPADQFEAFAALVAEGRPIEDIAADFSVTPLVVQRRLKLANVSPRLMADYRADAVTLDQLMALAITDDHTTQESAFYDAPTWQRHPANLRERLTEREIDAYRHPQVRFVGLDTYERAGGGVRRDLFAEGDAGVYLTDAALLERLAQDKLAGIAAEVKAEGWAWVDATPSVTHADLHAFQRAPRERREPTKREAQRIEKLQTKMQEVGEALDAALDVDDEEKADALQEEGEALGEQLQALEDGLQDYSPNAKAAAGAIVTIDRNGEAVIHRGLLREAEAKALRTLERLRQGFGSEEAENDDEGDVADEAKAPAMSDRLAQRLSAHRTAALQIEVAQHPQVALAALVHGMVQTVLQGNHYGNDLPLGVRLAVQDRLEGMAPDWPESPAAVALRELQQAWGGKLPEDSAELFAVLLAMEQGELVKLLAVCVASTVDVVTPRATPRQPGAELAQAVGLDMAAWWKPSAEDYFRHVPKAAILQAVGAYAPEHVNRLAKLKKGDIASEAERLVDGTGWMPAIFKGECPQEVAQAEGPEQNAPEDAEVVANESAEALAV; this is translated from the coding sequence ATGAACGCCATTACCCAAACCGAAGCCCGCGCCATCAACACCGCCGCCGCTATCCCGCTGGAAGCCGCCGACCCGAGCAAGAACCTGATTCTGGTTCCCTTGTCGCGGCTGGTGCTGCGCCCAACGGGCCGCAACGTGCGCAAGGCCCCGCGCATGTCCATCCCCGAACTGGCCGCATCCATCCAGCGCGTGGGCCTGCTGCAAAACCTCATTGTGATTGCCGCCCCCGATGGCGAGCATTACGAAGTCGTGGCCGGTGGCCGTCGCCTCGCAGCCCTCAAGCTGTTGGCGAAGAAGCTCCACATCCCGAAGGATTGGGAGGTGCCTTGCCTGCAAGTGGCCGATGGCACGGCCCGCACCGCCAGCCTCACCGAGAACGTGCAGCGCGAAGCCATGCACCCGGCAGACCAGTTCGAGGCGTTCGCCGCGCTGGTGGCCGAAGGCCGACCCATCGAAGACATTGCGGCAGATTTCAGCGTGACGCCGCTGGTGGTACAGCGCCGCTTGAAGCTAGCGAACGTCTCGCCGCGCCTGATGGCCGACTATCGCGCCGATGCCGTCACGCTCGATCAGTTGATGGCGCTTGCCATCACTGACGACCACACCACGCAGGAAAGCGCGTTCTACGATGCGCCGACGTGGCAGCGCCATCCGGCCAACTTGCGCGAACGTCTCACCGAGCGCGAAATCGACGCCTACCGGCATCCGCAGGTGCGCTTTGTCGGGCTGGACACCTACGAGCGGGCGGGCGGCGGTGTTCGCCGCGACCTGTTCGCGGAAGGCGATGCAGGCGTGTATCTGACCGACGCTGCGCTGCTGGAGCGGCTGGCGCAAGACAAGCTGGCAGGTATCGCCGCCGAAGTGAAGGCCGAAGGCTGGGCATGGGTGGATGCCACGCCAAGCGTAACCCATGCCGACCTGCACGCCTTCCAGCGAGCACCGAGGGAGCGGCGCGAACCGACCAAACGCGAGGCCCAGCGCATCGAGAAACTGCAAACCAAGATGCAGGAGGTGGGCGAAGCCCTCGATGCCGCGCTGGACGTAGATGACGAAGAAAAGGCCGACGCACTGCAAGAGGAAGGCGAGGCGCTGGGCGAGCAATTGCAGGCGCTGGAAGATGGCTTGCAGGACTACAGCCCGAACGCGAAGGCCGCAGCCGGGGCCATCGTCACCATCGACCGCAACGGCGAGGCCGTCATTCATCGCGGGCTACTGCGCGAGGCCGAGGCCAAGGCGCTGCGCACGCTGGAACGGCTGCGGCAGGGTTTCGGCAGTGAGGAAGCCGAGAACGACGATGAAGGCGACGTGGCAGACGAAGCGAAAGCCCCCGCCATGTCCGACCGGCTGGCGCAGCGCTTGAGCGCGCATCGCACGGCAGCGCTGCAAATCGAAGTCGCCCAGCATCCGCAAGTGGCGCTGGCTGCGCTGGTGCATGGCATGGTGCAGACCGTCTTGCAGGGTAACCACTACGGCAATGACCTGCCGCTGGGCGTGCGTTTAGCAGTGCAAGACCGGCTGGAAGGCATGGCCCCGGACTGGCCGGAATCGCCCGCCGCCGTCGCTCTGCGCGAACTGCAACAGGCATGGGGCGGCAAGCTGCCCGAGGACAGCGCCGAACTGTTCGCCGTGCTGCTGGCGATGGAACAAGGCGAACTGGTCAAGCTGCTGGCTGTGTGCGTGGCTTCGACAGTGGACGTAGTGACGCCTCGCGCCACGCCGCGCCAACCCGGCGCGGAACTGGCGCAGGCCGTGGGCCTCGACATGGCGGCATGGTGGAAGCCGAGCGCCGAGGACTATTTCCGGCATGTGCCGAAGGCCGCAATTCTCCAAGCTGTGGGCGCGTACGCGCCGGAGCATGTCAACCGGCTGGCGAAGTTGAAGAAGGGCGACATTGCCAGCGAAGCCGAGCGGCTGGTCGATGGTACGGGCTGGATGCCCGCCATCTTCAAGGGCGAATGCCCGCAGGAGGTGGCACAGGCGGAAGGCCCGGAGCAGAACGCCCCGGAGGATGCCGAAGTCGTGGCGAATGAGTCCGCCGAGGCGCTGGCCGTTTGA